In Ananas comosus cultivar F153 linkage group 10, ASM154086v1, whole genome shotgun sequence, the sequence TATGGTGATACCTTTACGAAAACAAACGTAAtacatttttttcattaaactttttttatcgTGTATAACACATTCTCTCGCAATTCCAAACAGAGCCTAGACCCCTTTTACGAGTTGCCTCAAAGGGACAGCAGCGGCCTTCCGAACCAAGTTGATCTCGTATTCCTCTTTGAGATTTGCATCAGGTTACGCAATTTTTTCGCAGTTCTTCTGATTTGTTCTGAATCCTTAAATCTCTGGCAAAGCAGTTAACTTCAAGTAGTGATTGAAGAGCCATTATGGGCACACATTATGCTCTCTCAAAAATGATCATGGACACAAATCTCTTCGCTTCTGCAGCTTGCTTCGTAGAAACTAATAAAAAAGTTGCTTCTTATTTCAAACGATTAAAACTGTAGTGATCTGTAATAAAAATTACAGATCACAGCACTCACCAGGAGTGTTTCTTCATAGAAAATCAAGCTGACTTATTCGGCATTAGTACATAACCTTCATTCTTCACTAATACCCTAGGATTATTTTAACTTACAGATATGAACGGATAGAAACAAATATAAAGCATCCATGTTcactgctgctgatgctgcagCAGCTAGCGAAACTTATCTACACCGATAATTTCTCAACATCATCTCGCTTTGACCGGACATATTCAACTCTTCAAGTTCTCTCCATTTAGAAGTTGGGTTGGCGGCTCTATTTCCTTCTTTGAGTCCTCGATGTCTTTGGTGCTTAGAAAGCTCGGTTGATTAGTTGACGACAGTAGCCTCGCCCACATCCTGTCTGTGATCACAACTTTGTTCTGCGCTTCTGTGATCCTCTGCAACATTGACAGAAAAGAACATGATTTTAAAAGACTTAACAGCATATCAAAGAAATATAGTTAAAATAACGCAACCATGACCACTATATATTGAAAAGACACCAATGCATTTATTAACTCATTTCGGTTAGCATATAAGAAATGAACAAAGTTTTCACTTGCAACATATGTTATGCGGACATCTCACTCTTCTGATTTCTCGTCTACTAGATGCCGCAAATGACACAATTCTCATCCACGAACAGCAAATTAAATGAATTCTACCTAAAATTTGCTAGATGTCTATTACCCGACAATATTACAGCTTTTCCTTATTAGTGTATGATGCTTCTGAGGCAAGGACGGGCGTAAAATGCGCTAAACGCATTCCTCTCAAAGAAAACAAGGGTGCTTACtctaaattttgttatataCAGAAAGAAGGAACTGTCCTTCAGAGAGCTCATGACAGATCACAGGGAGGCCTTCAATGGGTGATAGTTGGATACATGCCGTTCAACTCGAGACCTCTCCAATGAGTTATTACTGTCGACCAAATCAACCTCTTCCTCTTAAAGACTCAAGTAGCTCTCAGTTGTTACttaccacatatatatattataataactCACCAAGTGAGAAAACAAATAGAACTCATTTGAGCTAATTGAAGGGATCAGCACCTTTGGACCTTCATCAGTTGAAGACAACATTTAAGAAAAGAAAGTTGCTGATGATGAGATGATGCTACTTACATACAAAGGAATGTAAGCATGTCTTCCATTAACAGGCCCAACAGTAAAACCAGTGTATCCTGCCATGGCACCATGAATTGCACTATGAGCCAATAATGTGCAGTAGACATTATCTGATGCATTGCTCGGAATTGCACGTATCATATATGTAGGATCTGCAATTAAAGCATATAACTTGTCAGATACGATCATCCAAATGGCGTTAGTAGATCACAATAATAAAGATATTATTTAAACCCACAGACCTATATATTTCAGATTGATCGTCATCTTCTGTAGTTTTGCAAAGTGATCCTGCAATTTGAAGAATTTTAGTGACTAATTTCAAAATCATGAGATGGATGCTTGAATAATTTTCCAAAACAATTGGTAACACCTAGTGCTAAAATTTTGGCAAGGAATCTAACCTTTATCTTTTGAGAGAGCCAAAGCCCAACATCTAGGAGGAGCTTATTTCCAGAAGCATCTTTATGGTCAATGGACCGCATGCTTTCAGCTATAAGCTCCTGACCTGCACCCTCAGCAACAACAATAACCATATGGCCATTCTCCTTAAGGCGCTTCTCGATGTACTCGAAAAGTCCGCCTTCCCCTTCTAGATAGAATGGCGATTCAGGAATCAAACAACAGTCCTGCAAAATTAGATTGTCGACCACTTGGTTACCAAGGGAAAATGTTCCCCATTTTACTGGAAGTTGACAACAGAGACATCTTTGGTAGGTGACTTTTATTTTGAAAGCCAAACGATTATGCTTAAGGAATGAAGAACAAAAGAAATCAACATACCACATCTCGACTTGCAAGAGTAGCATACATTGCAATAAAGCCTGCATCAGTGAAACTTCAATGTAACTACACAAGGTATGTGAGCAGTAACATTGGCAACTCAAGAAATTTCCAGAGGTACTTTCTTGTAAGACTACGCACACTAGGAAGACTCTAATGAAAGCTCACAGTAGCAACATGATGAAAGTGCAGTTTAGAAGGGAAACCTACCACTGTAGCGCCCCATTAGCTTCACAACACCAATACCATTTTCAAAACTTTGAGCCTCCACATGTGCTGCATTTATTGCACGCTGGGCCTCCTCTACAGCAGTATCGAAACCAAATGACTTGTCGATTACCTAAACAAGTGACCCGATATTAAACACTGACTTGGAACATTCTAATCTGCAACTGACAACAAAAGTAGTTAGATAGGATAAGAATAGGATATCAAACTACCGCAATGTCATTATCTATTGTCTTCGGAATACCAACAACAGCAACTTTAAGACCCCGTCTTTGGATTTCCTGTAGAGCACGCTCAATAGTATCACAATCAGTATTATGACAATAGCTATTCTATTCTGTGGTCAGTAATATACCAAATCTGTTCTTTAAAAAACAAGAGGAGAGCACATGATGTAGGACGGAACATACTAACATCAAAGCTGTCCAATAAAACAGTGCCTTTTATACAGTTTATTACAACGTTTACCTCAAATATGACAGAGGCCCCTTTTTGAGTACCATCTCCTCCAATTATATAAACCTGGAAGACAGTAAAGTAGACCAGCATTCTCAATATACATGAAGCACGCAAAACTTGGATGACAATTCCTAATAAAAATGACACTgaaaattaaacaataaaagGTATATCAATGATGTCCACTTACCTGATTAATTCCACGATCTTCAATACTGTCAACAATCTTTGAAGTGTCTTGACCCCCTCGTGATGTTCCGAGGATTGTTCCACCTCTTTTGTGAATATCATTGACATTCTTGGGAGTCAGCGTAATGGTGTTGCGTGCGTAGAAACCTCTGTATCCACCCTATGGATGCCACAACCCAAATCAGATGATGTCGCAACAATTTTTATGATGAAACTATAGCAGACATTTGTAAAGCATGATGCATTTTGCAGAATAAGGTGGGTTTTTTGAGTTATTTCCCGATTATCCCTCAACTAAACAGTGCTGAATTTTGTCTCATCTGCAATCCCAATGTGTTGAGAAGAATACAAGAAAAGGATTAAAATATCTGCAAAATGAACACATTAAAGAGAATTTAAGCACATAATAATGTTAACAAGAATTAATTGCTTGCAGCAAGTAAAATCACGGGAATGGCTACACAGATAATCTGATGAAAAATTCAATGACTGCGATCTGAATAAGAGCACTACAATAAATTAGTGAACTAATCTTTCTAAATAGACGTCACTTACTCACAGCTTTTCTTGTAAGTTAAATGGTGTAAAATGAGACAATAGATATAGTTAGAAAATAATTGGTGTAACATAAGCAAATTAAATAGATTCAAGAAGGCAAAATTTTACAGTTAACAGGAACACTATCTAGACTTTTTGAACTCCAACAGTATGTGAACTTCACTTCATAGGCAGCACACATAAATAATATGCAATTACTGAAATAGCTCTGAGCAATCGACATTTAAGTTAAGGGCATTAAGGGCTGTTGCCTGACCTCTATGCCGAGAATTTTGGTGATGCCATACATGTGACACAAGCCACATACAATTTCCCTTATCACAGTATTAAGTCCAGGGCAAAGACCTCCGCATGTTACAATGCACGCACGCACCTCATCCGACTCAAAATACACCTGTGCAAAATCCAAGAGAAGTCAGCAGATCGATTCACACTTCACTACTACTTCAGGAAGATGAGGCATCAATGCGTACCCTCTGACGAGGACCAGCGCGGCGAAAATGGGTCCCTCTGGGGCTGCTCTTTTGAACAACAATCTACAGAAGGATCAAAATCGAAAAGTAAGCATCAACCACCTTAACTAGATTTCCAGTATCTGTTCTTTGTTCTGTACAACCACAGCGAATCTATGAGTGCTGTGCCATGGACGAACTACGAACTCGACGAAGAAAAACTAGAACTTGAAAATTTTGCTTAAGAACCatctaattatataaaattggaAAAAGGAAGCCGAAGAGCTCACCTTCTGAGCAACGGTATCATCcttattaacaaaatattgcCTAGAAGATGAAATACAAAGTTTTAGGAACTCAATACAGTGGCATGTTCAAAATAGTTACAGTAAATGATCATCAATGTGGAAAATacgagaatttgaatttgattatgGAGAGGGGTGAAAAAATCTTACTTGACAACAGAGTAAGCTGGATTATCTTGCAGCGGATTTGGATAGGTCTGGAATCGACAACAAATAAATgacaaattataattaataaataaaaaatctaacgTTAACTAATAAAAGGttatagaaagagaaaaaaaaagggtatgaTCAAATCGCAGGACACGTAAATGACGAGTTGTGATCATCTAAAATACACACGATTAAcaaccaaaaactacaaaacAAACACTCAATGAATCAAATTgctaatttttcattaaaaaaatcaaattactaATTTCTCATCACAAAGGGGGGGGGGNaaaaaaaaaaaaaaaaatcaaattggtAATCTTCtcataaaaaaatcaaattgctAATTCAGAATCTAATTTGGATATCCATAAAAAGCGATTAGTTGAAAAATAACAGTTCAACGGcaccaaaatttgaaaaaaagaaaattacattcAGCAGCTCTCCAAATCAAAAAGGTCGACTTTATAACtccaaaaaaactaataaaaaaaaaaataaaaataatagaatctGTGGCTACTAATTTTTCAGCTCAAAATTCGAAGAAATCAACCAAAtcattaccattttttttttaaaaagaataaactcCAACTAATCTCAAAGTGAAGAGCATTACAAACACCATTTCCGATCAAAGGAGTCGAataaaacaaaccaaaaaaaaaaagaaaaacccctAATAAACTCACTGGGAGATCGGGGATATAATCCATGAGGTGGGGCACGTCCTCGAGAACGTACCCCGCCTCCCCAACAACGATCTTCGGGCTCAGCTTGCTCTCGCTCCCCATCTTCCTCGACGATCGGGGCTTCGAGTCCCCGTTCTCCAGTGGGGCATTCACCACCGAGAGCGAGCTCCGGAGGTCGAGGAGGCGATCGCTCGTGCTCGATT encodes:
- the LOC109716483 gene encoding ATP-dependent 6-phosphofructokinase 3-like; the protein is MESSPNHSAAPKVRAKSSTSDRLLDLRSSLSVVNAPLENGDSKPRSSRKMGSESKLSPKIVVGEAGYVLEDVPHLMDYIPDLPTYPNPLQDNPAYSVVKQYFVNKDDTVAQKIVVQKSSPRGTHFRRAGPRQRVYFESDEVRACIVTCGGLCPGLNTVIREIVCGLCHMYGITKILGIEGGYRGFYARNTITLTPKNVNDIHKRGGTILGTSRGGQDTSKIVDSIEDRGINQVYIIGGDGTQKGASVIFEEIQRRGLKVAVVGIPKTIDNDIAVIDKSFGFDTAVEEAQRAINAAHVEAQSFENGIGVVKLMGRYSGFIAMYATLASRDVDCCLIPESPFYLEGEGGLFEYIEKRLKENGHMVIVVAEGAGQELIAESMRSIDHKDASGNKLLLDVGLWLSQKIKDHFAKLQKMTINLKYIDPTYMIRAIPSNASDNVYCTLLAHSAIHGAMAGYTGFTVGPVNGRHAYIPLYRITEAQNKVVITDRMWARLLSSTNQPSFLSTKDIEDSKKEIEPPTQLLNGENLKS